The Struthio camelus isolate bStrCam1 chromosome 12, bStrCam1.hap1, whole genome shotgun sequence genome includes a window with the following:
- the CHRNA5 gene encoding neuronal acetylcholine receptor subunit alpha-5 isoform X2, translating into MTTNVWLKQEWIDVKLRWNPEDYAGITSIRVPSDSVWIPDIVLYDNADGRFEGTSTKTVVKYDGTVAWTPPANYKSSCTIDVTFFPFDLQNCSMKFGSWTYDGSQVDIILEDYDVDKRDFFDNGEWEIVTATGSKGNRTDGCCWYPFITYSFIIRRLPLFYTLFLIIPCIGLSFLTVLVFYLPSNEGEKISLCTSVLVSLTVFLLVIEEIIPSSSKVIPLIGEYLVFTMIFVTLSIVITVFAINIHHRSSSTHNAMAPWVRKIFLHRLPKLLCMRSHVDRYCAQKEETVNISGSESSRNTLQAALDSIRYITRHVMKENEVREVVEDWKFIAQVLDRMFLWTFLLVSVIGSLVLFIPVIHKWANIIVPMHIGSAHT; encoded by the exons GAATGGATAGATGTAAAATTAAGGTGGAATCCTGAGGACTATGCTGGCATAACATCTATTCGTGTCCCATCAGATTCTGTTTGGATTCCAGATATTGTTTTGTATGACAA TGCAGATGGGCGTTTTGAGGGAACATCTACAAAAACTGTGGTAAAATATGATGGCACCGTTGCTTGGACTCCACCGGCAAACTACAAAAGTTCCTGTACTATTGACGTAACCTTCTTCCCCTTTGACCTTCAAAACTGCTCTATGAAATTTGGTTCCTGGACTTATGATGGCTCACAGGTTGATATAATTCTAGAAGATTATGATGTTGACAAAAGAGATTTCTTTGATAACGGAGAATGGGAAATAGTGACTGCAACAGGGAGTAAAGGAAATAGAACTGATGGATGCTGCTGGTATCCATTTATTACATATTCATTTATAATTAGGCGTTTGCCACTTTTTTACACATTGTTTCTCATTATTCCCTGTATAGGACTCTCATTTTTAACTGTCCTCGTCTTCTATCTTCCTTCAAATGAAGGTGAAAAAATTTCCCTTTGCACTTCAGTATTGGTTTCTttgactgtttttcttcttgtcattGAAGAGATTATTCCATCATCTTCTAAAGTTATTCCACTTATAGGAGAGTACTTGGTGTTTACTATGATATTTGTGACATTGTCCATTGTGATAACAGTCTTTGCTATCAATATTCATCACCGGTCTTCATCTACGCACAATGCTATGGCGCCTTGGGTCCGCAAGATATTTCTTCACAGGCTTCCTAAGCTGCTTTGCATGAGAAGTCATGTAGATAGATACTGTGCTCAGAAGGAGGAAACGGTCAATATCAGTGGCTCAGAATCATCTAGGAACACCTTGCAAGCAGCTCTAGATTCTATCCGATACATTACAAGGCATGTCATGAAGGAGAATGAAGTTCGTGAG GTTGTTGAAGACTGGAAATTTATTGCTCAGGTGCTTGATCGAATGTTCTTATGGacttttcttctggtttcagtAATTGGATCACTTGTGTTATTTATTCCTGTTATTCATAAATGGGCAAATATAATAGTACCTATGCATATAGGAAGTGCACATACATAA
- the CHRNA3 gene encoding neuronal acetylcholine receptor subunit alpha-3, whose product MESTLTLLLTAAVCFFLKGCGGSEAEHRLYNALFENYNQFVRPVRNASDPVIIHFEVSMSQLVKVDEVNQIMETNLWLKHIWNDYKLQWNPVDYGGAEFIRVPSGQIWKPDIVLYNNAVGDFQVDDKTKALLKYTGDVTWIPPAIFKSSCKIDVTYFPFDYQNCTMKFGSWSYDKAKIDLVLIGSTMNLKDYWESGEWAIIKALGYKHDIKYNCCEEIYTDITYSLYIRRLPLFYTINMIIPCLLISFLTVLVFYLPSDCGEKVTLCISVLLSLTVFLLVITETIPSTSLVIPLIGEYLLFTMIFVTLSIVITVFVLNVHYRTPKTHTMPVWVRTIFLNLLPRIMFMTRPASDEENNQKPKPFYTAEFPNLNCFNSSETKCCKDGFVCQDTACSCCQYQRTKFSDFSGNLTRSSSSESVDPLLSFSVLSPEMRAAIESVKYIAENMKMQNEAKEIQDDWKYVAMVIDRIFLWVFILVCILGTAGLFLQPLMAGDEM is encoded by the exons ATGGAGAGCACGCTCACTCTCCTTCTaactgctgctgtttgctttttccttaaaG GCTGCGGGGGCTCCGAGGCGGAGCACCGGCTCTACAACGCCCTGTTCGAGAACTACAACCAGTTCGTGAGGCCGGTGAGGAACGCCTCGGACCCGGTCATCATCCATTTCGAGGTGTCCATGTCCCAGCTGGTGAAGGTG GATGAGGTGAACCAGATCATGGAAACCAACTTGTGGCTGAAGCAC ATCTGGAACGATTACAAGCTCCAGTGGAATCCAGTGGACTACGGAGGTGCTGAATTCATCCGGGTGCCGTCCGGCCAGATCTGGAAGCCAGATATTGTTTTATATAACAA TGCAGTTGGAGATTTCCAGGTTGATGACAAGACAAAGGCCCTACTGAAATACACAGGTGATGTGACCTGGATACCTCCGGCTATATTTAAAAGCTCATGTAAAATAGACGTAACCTACTTCCCCTTTGACTATCAGAACTGCACCATGAAGTTTGGTTCCTGGTCTTATGATAAAGCCAAAATTGACTTGGTTTTAATTGGCTCTACAATGAACCTGAAAGATTACTGGGAAAGCGGAGAATGGGCTATTATTAAAGCTCTTGGGTATAAACATGACATCAAATACAACTGTTGTGAAGAGATATATACAGACATCACCTACTCTCTTTACATTAGGCGTTTACCTTTATTTTACACTATCAACATGATTATTCCATGTCTGCTGATTTCTTTTCTGACTGTCTTGGTTTTCTATTTGCCTTCAGATTGTGGTGAGAAGGTGACACTCTGCATATCGGTCCTTTTATCTTTAACAGTGTTCCTTCTTGTTATCACAGAAACCATACCTTCTACTTCGTTGGTAATTCCACTTATCGGAGAATACCTCCTTTTCACCATGATATTTGTAACTCTATCTATTGTCATTACGGTATTTGTACTTAACGTGCACTACAGAACACCCAAGACGCACACAATGCCTGTGTGGGTGAGAACCATCTTCTTGAACTTACTTCCCAGGATCATGTTTATGACAAGGCCTGCCAGTGATGAAGAGAACAATCAGAAGCCAAAACCATTCTACACTGCTGAGTTTCCAAACTTAAACTGCTTCAACAGTTCTGAAACCAAATGCTGCAAAGACGGCTTTGTATGTCAAGATACAGCATGCAGCTGCTGTCAGTATCAACGAACGAAGTTCTCAGATTTCAGTGGCAATCTCACAAGAAGTTCAAGCTCTGAATCTGTAGAtcctctgctttcattttcagttctgtcaCCAGAAATGAGAGCTGCTATTGAAAGTGTTAAATACattgcagaaaatatgaaaatgcagAATGAAGCAAAAGAG attcaggATGACTGGAAATACGTTGCCATGGTAATTGATCGCATTTTTCTATGGGTTTTCATCCTGGTATGTATTCTAGGAACAGCAGGATTGTTTTTGCAGCCTTTGATGGCTGGAGATGAAATGTAA
- the CHRNB4 gene encoding neuronal acetylcholine receptor subunit beta-4 has protein sequence MRNTYTLFLFVVVSFYFNGSTAADAEEKLMNHLLSPDRYNKLIRPAVNSSQLVSIELHVSLAQLISVNEREQIMTTNVWVNQEWIDYRLAWKPSDYDGVNKLRIPAKHIWLPDIVLYNNADGTYEVSLYTNAIVQHNGSIRWLPPAICKSACKIEVKHFPFDQQNCTLKFRSWTYDHTEIDMVLRTSMASMDDFTPSGEWDIVALPGRRTVNPLDPNYVDVTYDFIIKRKPLFYTINLIIPCVLITSLAILVFYLPSDCGEKMTLCISVLLALTVFLLLISKIVPPTSLDVPLIGKYLMFTMVLVTFSIVTSVCVLNVHHRSPSTHTMPPWVKLVFLERLPAYLFMKRPENSSPRQRLCSHKKTRSENLCMDPAELHKNSTYFMNTASAKKYNMKITETLDNVSSHQDFRLRSTMKFSPEVQEAIDGVSFIAEHMKRDDNDQSVIEDWKYVAMVVDRLFLWIFVFVCVLGTVGLFLQPLFQNHTATMNP, from the exons GAAGCACCGCAGCAGATGCTGAAGAAAAGCTAATGAACCACCTACTGAGTCCTGACAGGTACAATAAGTTAATTCGTCCAGCTGTCAACTCATCCCAGTTGGTATCTATAGAACTGCACGTTTCACTGGCACAGCTCATCAGTGTG aatGAACGGGAGCAGATCATGACTACAAATGTCTGGGTGAATCAG GAGTGGATTGATTATCGTTTGGCTTGGAAGCCCTCTGACTATGATGGGGTAAATAAGCTGAGAATACCTGCAAAACACATCTGGCTGCCAGACATTGTACTTTACAATAA TGCGGATGGTACATATGAAGTTTCCCTGTACACAAATGCGATTGTACAGCATAATGGGAGCATTCGCTGGTTGCCTCCAGCCATTTGCAAGAGTGCCTGCAAGATTGAGGTTAAGCATTTTCCATTTGATCAGCAAAACTGCACGCTAAAGTTCCGGTCTTGGACATATGATCATACAGAAATTGATATGGTACTTAGAACTTCCATGGCAAGCATGGACGACTTTACACCGAGTGGAGAATGGGATATTGTAGCACTCCCAGGAAGGAGGACTGTAAACCCTTTGGACCCCAATTATGTCGATGTGACCTATGACTTCATTATTAAAAGGAAACCTCTTTTTTATACCATCAATCTTATCATTCCCTGTGTGCTAATTACATCCTTAGCCATCCTGGTGTTCTACTTGCCTTCAGACTGTGGTGAAAAGATGACCTTATGCATATCTGTGTTGCTTGCCTTGACAGTGTTCTTGCTGCTGATCTCCAAAATTGTCCCTCCAACATCTCTAGATGTTCCACTGATTGGGAAGTATCTCATGTTTACAATGGTACTAGTGACATTCTCAATAGTTACCAGTGTCTGTGTACTCAATGTCCACCACAGATCCCCAAGTACTCACACTATGCCCCCTTGGGTAAAGCTGGTTTTCCTTGAGAGACTCCCAGCCTATCTGTTCATGAAGCGCCCAGAAAATAGTTCTCCACGGCAAAGGCTGTGCAGCCACAAAAAGACAAGATCGGAGAATCTTTGTATGGACCCCGCTGAACTGCACAAGAACTCCACCTATTTTATGAATACAGCCTCCGCCAAAAAATACAATATGAAAATCACAGAGACTCTTGACAATGTCAGTAGCCATCAAGATTTTAGGTTAAGATCAACCATGAAATTTTCTCCTGAAGTCCAAGAAGCAATTGATGGAGTCAGTTTTATAGCAGAGCACATGAAAAGAGATGACAATGACCAGAGT GTCATTGAAGATTGGAAGTATGTTGCCATGGTAGTGGACAGGCTGTTTCTCTGGATATTCGTCTTTGTTTGTGTCCTGGGCACTGTTGGATTATTTCTGCAGCCACTTTTTCAAAACCATACTGCCACCATGAACCCTTAG